From Rhizobium sp. NZLR1, a single genomic window includes:
- the lpxE gene encoding phosphatase PAP2 family protein: MRAFWASLDRRWRRSGVGMPPLRWQACLFITLNAVILSMLLFDAPIGASEVPAPVKHLGELMTGFGDSAWLIYTSILLFFQGRAGYKLVKTARSKAQALYVSWIGAYLFATVVFSGLLANLLKRAIGRARPDHFHDYGMFSFTPFSGHAAFESFPSGHSTTVGAFFAAFALLFPRYRIVFIAGAIWLGMTRVMVGAHYPSDVIAGLAFGAWFSLLTAIVFARCGLLFKLAPDGWPLSKQLFPDIGKPGAL, from the coding sequence ATGCGGGCATTTTGGGCTTCCCTGGACAGGCGCTGGCGCCGGAGCGGCGTCGGCATGCCGCCTCTGCGTTGGCAGGCCTGCCTCTTTATCACGCTCAATGCCGTGATCCTCTCCATGCTGCTCTTCGATGCGCCGATCGGCGCCAGCGAAGTGCCCGCGCCAGTGAAGCATCTCGGCGAGTTGATGACCGGTTTCGGCGATTCCGCCTGGCTGATCTACACCAGCATCCTGCTGTTCTTTCAGGGCCGGGCGGGCTACAAGCTTGTGAAGACGGCGCGCTCCAAGGCACAGGCGCTATATGTCAGCTGGATCGGCGCCTACCTCTTTGCCACAGTCGTCTTCTCCGGGCTTCTCGCCAATCTGCTGAAGCGGGCAATCGGCAGGGCGCGTCCCGATCATTTTCACGACTACGGCATGTTTTCCTTCACGCCTTTTTCAGGCCACGCCGCTTTCGAAAGTTTCCCGTCCGGCCATTCCACCACGGTCGGTGCCTTCTTCGCCGCATTTGCCCTGCTGTTTCCGCGCTACCGCATTGTCTTCATCGCCGGCGCCATCTGGCTTGGCATGACGCGTGTCATGGTCGGCGCCCATTATCCGAGCGACGTCATCGCCGGCCTTGCCTTCGGCGCCTGGTTCTCGCTGCTGACGGCGATCGTCTTTGCTCGCTGCGGCCTGCTCTTCAAACTGGCGCCGGATGGATGGCCGCTGTCGAAGCAACTGTTCCCTGACATAGGAAAGCCCGGCGCCTTGTGA
- a CDS encoding DUF1737 domain-containing protein produces the protein MKLYRFLTGPDDASFCHKVTAALNKGWSLEGSPTYAFNAATGAMQCGQAVVKTVEGKDYHPEVKLSEQ, from the coding sequence ATGAAACTCTACCGCTTCCTGACCGGTCCCGACGATGCTTCCTTCTGCCACAAGGTCACCGCCGCCCTCAACAAGGGCTGGTCACTGGAGGGCTCGCCGACATATGCCTTCAATGCCGCGACCGGCGCGATGCAGTGCGGCCAGGCCGTCGTCAAGACTGTCGAAGGCAAGGATTACCATCCCGAGGTGAAGCTCTCCGAGCAATAG
- a CDS encoding pyridoxal-phosphate dependent enzyme, which yields MPSAPLHLDTPLVQTAPGYSASGKPLWLKLDALQPSGSFKLRGVGRLCQYEVENGAREIFCASGGNAGIAAAYAGRALGVPVTIVVPETTAADVQQTIAATGAKVLVHGSVFDEANAHAVELARSRKATYVHPFDHPLLWDGHATLIDEVVAKGAKFDCVVTSVGGGGLLAGIVEGLKRNGLSDVPVIAVETEGAASLNASLEANERITLAAITSIATSLGARQVAQHVFDLPKQHPIESIVVSDADAVAACLKFADAQRILVEPACGAALAVADVHAGLLARFNNPLIEVCGGIGVSLEKLKGWKEKFL from the coding sequence ATGCCTTCAGCACCCCTCCATCTCGATACGCCCTTGGTTCAGACAGCACCTGGCTACAGTGCCAGCGGCAAACCGCTCTGGCTGAAGCTCGATGCGCTGCAGCCTTCCGGCAGCTTCAAGCTGCGCGGCGTCGGCCGGCTTTGCCAGTACGAGGTGGAAAATGGTGCACGCGAGATCTTCTGTGCGTCCGGCGGTAATGCCGGCATTGCCGCCGCCTATGCCGGCCGGGCGCTCGGTGTGCCGGTCACCATCGTCGTGCCGGAGACGACGGCCGCCGATGTGCAACAGACGATTGCCGCAACGGGCGCGAAAGTGCTCGTTCATGGTTCGGTTTTCGACGAGGCCAATGCCCATGCGGTCGAACTCGCCCGCAGCCGCAAGGCGACCTATGTTCACCCCTTCGACCATCCGCTTCTGTGGGATGGCCATGCGACGCTGATCGACGAGGTGGTGGCGAAGGGTGCGAAATTCGATTGTGTCGTTACCAGCGTCGGCGGTGGTGGGCTGCTTGCCGGCATTGTCGAGGGGTTGAAGCGCAACGGGCTTTCCGATGTGCCGGTGATCGCCGTCGAAACCGAAGGGGCGGCCTCGCTGAATGCCAGCCTCGAAGCGAATGAGCGTATCACTCTTGCCGCCATAACCTCGATTGCCACTTCGCTCGGCGCGCGGCAGGTGGCGCAGCATGTCTTTGACCTGCCGAAGCAGCATCCGATCGAAAGCATTGTCGTCAGCGACGCCGATGCCGTTGCCGCCTGCCTGAAATTTGCCGATGCGCAGCGCATTCTGGTCGAGCCGGCCTGCGGTGCGGCACTGGCCGTTGCCGATGTGCATGCCGGGCTGCTCGCGCGCTTTAACAATCCGCTCATCGAAGTCTGCGGCGGCATCGGCGTGTCGCTCGAAAAGCTTAAGGGCTGGAAAGAGAAGTTTCTCTGA
- the leuD gene encoding 3-isopropylmalate dehydratase small subunit, whose amino-acid sequence MDKFVKLTGVAAPLPVVNVDTDMIIPKDYLKTIKRTGLGTGLFAEARYNEDGSENPDFVLNKPAYRDAKILVAGDNFGCGSSREHAPWALLDFGIRCVISTSFADIFYNNCFKNGILPIMVSQENLDKLMDDASRGSNAILSIDLENLEITGPDGGLIKFDLDEFKRHCLLNGLDDIGLTLEKGRAIDSFEKKNAASHPWAA is encoded by the coding sequence ATGGATAAATTCGTGAAGCTCACGGGCGTTGCAGCGCCCCTGCCGGTCGTCAACGTCGACACCGACATGATCATTCCGAAGGATTATCTGAAGACGATCAAGCGCACCGGCCTCGGCACCGGTCTTTTCGCCGAAGCTCGCTACAACGAGGACGGCTCCGAAAACCCCGATTTCGTGCTGAACAAGCCGGCCTACCGTGATGCCAAGATCCTGGTTGCCGGCGACAATTTCGGCTGCGGCTCCTCGCGCGAGCACGCGCCCTGGGCTCTCCTCGATTTCGGCATCCGCTGCGTCATCTCGACCAGCTTCGCCGACATTTTCTACAACAATTGCTTCAAGAACGGCATCCTGCCGATCATGGTCAGCCAGGAAAATCTCGACAAGCTGATGGACGACGCCTCGCGCGGCTCCAATGCCATCCTGTCCATCGACCTTGAGAACCTGGAGATCACCGGCCCCGATGGTGGCTTGATCAAGTTCGATCTCGACGAATTCAAGCGCCACTGCCTGCTGAACGGCCTCGACGATATCGGCCTGACCCTGGAAAAGGGCAGGGCGATCGACAGCTTCGAAAAGAAGAACGCCGCTTCGCACCCTTGGGCGGCCTAA
- the leuB gene encoding 3-isopropylmalate dehydrogenase: MTVRNLFLLPGDGIGPEAMGEVRKIIAYMNEAMDGGFVTDEGLVGGSAYDAHGAAISEADMQKALAADAVLFGAVGGPKWDSVPYEVRPEAGLLRLRKDLQLFANLRPAICYPALASASSLKPELVEGLDILIIRELTGGVYFGEPKEIIDLGNGQKRGIDTQVYDTYEIERISGVAFEMARTRQNRVCSMEKRNVMKSGVLWNQVVTETHKAKYSDVQLEHMLADAGGMQLVRQPKQFDVIVTDNLFGDMLSDVAAMLTGSLGMLPSASLGAPDGKTGKRKALYEPVHGSAPDIAGKGIANPIAMIASFAMCLRYSFNLVKEADDLEKAIANVLDKGIRTGDIMADGARQVGTVEMGDAILGEFKTLSA, from the coding sequence ATGACTGTGCGCAATCTTTTCCTGCTGCCGGGTGACGGCATCGGTCCCGAGGCCATGGGCGAGGTCCGCAAGATCATCGCCTATATGAACGAGGCGATGGATGGCGGTTTCGTCACCGACGAAGGCCTTGTCGGCGGCTCTGCCTATGATGCCCACGGCGCGGCGATCTCGGAAGCCGACATGCAGAAAGCGCTTGCCGCGGATGCCGTTCTCTTCGGTGCCGTCGGCGGCCCGAAATGGGATAGCGTGCCTTACGAAGTGCGCCCGGAAGCCGGCCTGTTGCGGCTGCGCAAGGATCTGCAGCTGTTTGCGAACCTGCGCCCCGCCATCTGCTATCCGGCTCTTGCCTCGGCCTCGTCGCTGAAGCCGGAACTGGTCGAAGGCCTCGATATTCTGATCATCCGCGAGCTGACGGGCGGCGTCTATTTCGGCGAGCCGAAGGAGATCATCGATCTCGGCAACGGCCAGAAGCGCGGCATCGACACGCAGGTCTACGACACTTACGAGATCGAGCGCATCTCCGGCGTCGCCTTCGAAATGGCCCGCACGCGGCAGAACCGCGTCTGCTCGATGGAAAAGCGCAACGTCATGAAGTCTGGCGTGCTCTGGAACCAGGTGGTGACCGAGACGCACAAGGCGAAATATTCCGACGTCCAGCTCGAACACATGCTGGCCGATGCCGGCGGCATGCAGCTGGTGCGCCAGCCCAAACAGTTCGACGTCATCGTCACCGACAATCTCTTCGGCGACATGCTCTCCGACGTCGCCGCCATGCTGACCGGCTCGCTCGGGATGCTGCCGTCGGCCTCGCTCGGTGCGCCTGATGGCAAGACCGGCAAGCGCAAGGCGCTCTACGAGCCGGTGCACGGCTCGGCCCCCGACATTGCCGGCAAGGGCATCGCCAATCCGATCGCGATGATCGCCTCCTTCGCCATGTGCCTGCGTTACTCTTTCAACCTGGTGAAGGAAGCCGACGACCTGGAAAAGGCGATCGCCAACGTGCTCGACAAGGGCATCCGCACCGGCGACATCATGGCCGATGGCGCAAGGCAGGTCGGCACCGTCGAGATGGGCGATGCGATTCTCGGCGAGTTCAAGACGCTTTCCGCCTGA
- a CDS encoding CoA ester lyase: MSRNPATRSVRLRRSVLSVPAINLRALEKTHAVDCDAVIFDLEDSVAPEKKAQARENLRRFFSDRPLENKERIIRINSLASDFGPADMELVTALGPDAVLLAKVDEPQDVMAASDLLFEADAPEDLRIWAMIETPRGILNAAAIAEAGRTPGSRLDCLVVGLNDLRKETGVLAQPGRTYLVPWLMQVVLAVSAYGLDAIDSVFNDFRDEQGFDAECLQGRAMGFAGKMLIHPTQIEPANRHFGPDPAAIAEAEAIISAFADPASDGLNVINSGGRMIERLHLVQAEALVHKARLISARKPA, from the coding sequence ATGAGCCGAAACCCAGCGACCCGCTCCGTCCGCCTGCGCCGTTCGGTGCTGAGTGTGCCCGCCATCAATCTGCGTGCGCTCGAAAAGACCCATGCGGTCGATTGCGATGCGGTGATCTTCGATCTCGAAGATTCCGTGGCGCCGGAAAAGAAGGCGCAAGCGCGGGAAAACCTGAGGCGCTTCTTTTCGGATCGGCCACTCGAAAACAAGGAGCGGATCATCCGCATCAACAGCCTGGCATCGGATTTCGGCCCGGCCGACATGGAGCTGGTGACGGCCCTTGGGCCTGATGCCGTGCTGCTGGCGAAGGTCGACGAACCGCAGGATGTCATGGCGGCCAGCGACCTTCTCTTCGAAGCGGATGCGCCGGAAGATCTGCGCATCTGGGCGATGATCGAGACGCCGCGCGGCATCCTGAATGCCGCGGCGATCGCGGAAGCCGGGCGCACGCCGGGCTCGCGGCTCGATTGCCTCGTCGTCGGGCTCAACGACCTGCGCAAGGAAACGGGCGTGCTGGCGCAGCCGGGGCGGACCTATCTCGTGCCATGGCTGATGCAGGTCGTCCTGGCGGTCAGCGCTTACGGGCTCGATGCAATCGACAGCGTCTTCAACGATTTCAGGGACGAACAGGGTTTCGATGCCGAATGCCTGCAGGGCCGGGCCATGGGTTTTGCCGGCAAGATGCTGATCCACCCCACCCAGATCGAGCCTGCCAACCGCCATTTCGGCCCGGATCCGGCGGCCATTGCGGAAGCAGAGGCGATCATATCAGCCTTTGCCGACCCCGCTTCCGATGGTTTGAACGTCATCAATTCAGGTGGGCGGATGATCGAGCGGCTGCATCTTGTCCAAGCCGAAGCTCTGGTTCATAAAGCTCGCCTGATTTCTGCAAGAAAGCCCGCCTGA
- a CDS encoding glyoxalase/bleomycin resistance/extradiol dioxygenase family protein, whose amino-acid sequence MDATTENNPVKMPPVKNGLLPYLTVGGAVKAAEFYKKAFGAEEAYIVPVDESGRTMHVHLYINGSSLMLSDAYPEYGHPFKGHEGFAIQLVIDDIDFWWERAVAAGAEVVMPVELMFWGDRYGQLRDPFGVLWGLNAPTK is encoded by the coding sequence ATGGATGCGACGACGGAAAACAATCCGGTCAAGATGCCGCCGGTCAAGAATGGCCTACTTCCCTATCTGACGGTCGGTGGCGCGGTCAAAGCCGCGGAATTCTACAAAAAAGCCTTCGGCGCCGAAGAAGCCTATATCGTGCCGGTCGACGAGAGCGGCCGGACGATGCATGTGCATCTCTACATCAACGGCAGTTCCCTCATGCTGTCGGATGCCTATCCCGAATACGGCCATCCCTTCAAAGGCCATGAAGGCTTCGCCATCCAGCTGGTTATCGACGATATCGATTTCTGGTGGGAGCGCGCTGTCGCCGCCGGTGCCGAGGTCGTCATGCCGGTCGAACTGATGTTCTGGGGCGACCGCTACGGCCAGCTTCGCGACCCGTTCGGCGTCCTCTGGGGCCTGAACGCACCGACCAAGTAA